The following are from one region of the Halolamina litorea genome:
- a CDS encoding TIGR00266 family protein yields the protein MEHDISYRPSFSLLTVSLEEGESIRAESGAMVSHDTSIEMETNATGGFLKSLTRSLGGESFFQNTFHATAPGDVQFAPVLPGDIVHRELDDETVYVQSSSYIAGDPSLDVDSEFGGAKSFLGGEGLVLLRVTGSGPLFMSSYGAIQAVDVSDRDDFVVDTGHIVAFEESLDFTVRRVGGLKSTLTSGEGLVCNFTGDGTVWLQSRSESSFLAWLIPKIPTSPN from the coding sequence ATGGAGCACGACATCTCCTACCGACCATCGTTTTCGCTACTGACCGTCTCCCTCGAGGAGGGTGAGAGCATCCGCGCCGAGTCCGGCGCGATGGTGAGCCACGACACGAGCATCGAGATGGAGACGAACGCGACCGGCGGGTTCCTGAAGTCACTCACCCGGTCGCTCGGCGGCGAGAGTTTCTTCCAGAACACCTTCCACGCGACGGCGCCCGGCGACGTCCAGTTCGCGCCGGTGCTGCCGGGCGACATCGTCCACCGAGAACTCGACGACGAAACGGTGTACGTCCAGTCGTCCTCCTACATCGCCGGCGATCCGAGCCTCGACGTCGACTCGGAGTTCGGCGGCGCGAAGTCCTTCCTCGGCGGGGAGGGGCTGGTCCTCCTGCGGGTGACGGGGAGCGGGCCGCTGTTCATGTCCAGTTACGGCGCCATTCAGGCGGTGGACGTGAGCGACCGCGACGACTTCGTGGTCGATACGGGCCACATCGTCGCCTTCGAGGAGAGCCTCGACTTCACGGTCCGGCGCGTCGGCGGGCTGAAGTCGACGCTCACCAGCGGCGAGGGACTCGTCTGTAACTTCACCGGCGACGGGACAGTCTGGCTCCAGTCGCGCAGCGAGAGTTCGTTCCTCGCGTGGCTCATCCCGAAGATCCCCACGAGCCCCAACTGA
- a CDS encoding carboxylate--amine ligase produces the protein MAEQFLDTDALVDAVDDAEFDRTPAVVANAHITGLSVARALAAHDVPVIAIDQVGDGVAPPSDAVDFAGEVRYPLEDPAGFAEDLAAVADAAGEVVAFGCMDEWVHGFADAGVENVILPWGNHVSVLDKSRLYKRAEELDVPYPETYFPSETDPDAAADELGFPLVIKPARKREGEEAIGSNVVEVANGEELHDVLDAAAATGVEVMLQEKVNIATGKDRSLASYVPEAGDPLAVVGNAAVRFPQEFGTSCLVRTVDAPEIEARALSVIEDAGYYGISESEFVYDADREEYVLLDINTRPWKWISLPVSVGADLPYAAYADAVGEDFDPSEVGEGRWVYLRDYLTLLSTDDAFWDVLDTADWTSLVSGAFERGGDLTTGVYRPSDPAPTAQLIDTEFTDREYYCSC, from the coding sequence ATGGCCGAGCAGTTCCTCGACACCGACGCGCTCGTCGACGCCGTCGACGACGCCGAGTTCGATCGTACGCCCGCGGTGGTCGCGAACGCACACATCACCGGGCTGAGCGTCGCGCGCGCGCTCGCAGCCCACGACGTACCCGTCATCGCCATCGACCAGGTCGGCGACGGCGTGGCACCCCCATCGGACGCCGTCGACTTCGCCGGCGAAGTGCGCTACCCGCTGGAAGATCCGGCGGGGTTCGCGGAAGACCTTGCCGCGGTCGCCGACGCCGCCGGCGAAGTCGTCGCCTTCGGCTGTATGGACGAGTGGGTCCACGGCTTCGCCGACGCGGGCGTCGAGAACGTGATCCTCCCGTGGGGGAACCACGTCAGCGTCCTCGACAAGAGCCGACTGTACAAGCGCGCCGAGGAACTCGATGTCCCGTACCCCGAGACCTACTTCCCGAGCGAGACCGACCCCGACGCGGCCGCCGACGAACTCGGCTTCCCGCTCGTGATCAAGCCGGCCCGCAAACGCGAGGGCGAGGAGGCGATCGGTAGCAACGTCGTCGAGGTCGCGAACGGCGAGGAACTCCACGACGTGCTCGACGCCGCGGCGGCGACCGGGGTCGAGGTCATGCTGCAGGAGAAGGTGAACATCGCGACCGGGAAGGACCGCTCGCTGGCCTCCTACGTCCCCGAGGCTGGCGACCCGCTCGCCGTCGTCGGGAACGCCGCGGTGCGGTTCCCACAGGAGTTCGGCACCTCCTGTCTCGTCCGGACCGTCGACGCCCCCGAGATCGAGGCGCGGGCGCTCTCGGTGATCGAGGACGCCGGCTACTACGGCATCAGCGAGTCGGAGTTCGTCTACGACGCCGACCGCGAGGAGTACGTGCTGCTGGACATCAACACGCGGCCCTGGAAGTGGATCTCGCTGCCGGTCTCGGTCGGCGCGGACCTGCCGTACGCGGCGTACGCCGACGCCGTCGGCGAGGACTTCGACCCCAGCGAGGTCGGGGAGGGCCGCTGGGTCTACCTCCGTGACTACCTGACGCTGCTTTCGACCGACGACGCGTTCTGGGACGTGCTGGACACCGCGGACTGGACCTCGCTCGTCTCGGGCGCGTTCGAGCGCGGCGGCGACCTGACGACGGGCGTGTACCGTCCGAGCGATCCGGCACCGACGGCGCAGTTGATCGACACGGAGTTCACCGACCGCGAGTACTACTGCTCCTGCTGA
- a CDS encoding DUF5813 family protein: MSDLPDRARRAFRDHDAFDGHESDRFVATATPFEGVVDAESADGGRIRFVVTVRVPMLDEVTEDDVAPVVEEGWYETLERRLGNIGGGVLAGGHDPEPAVETVTHDGTRVAEVTTAFDEIDPRRGVNDAAAFIDFVEGTYVQGVIPGYDYTDPVAGIMAEARRAGGSDGV, from the coding sequence ATGAGCGACCTCCCCGACCGGGCGCGACGGGCGTTCCGGGACCACGACGCGTTCGACGGCCACGAGAGCGATCGGTTCGTCGCCACCGCGACCCCCTTCGAGGGCGTCGTCGACGCCGAAAGTGCCGACGGCGGCCGGATTCGCTTCGTCGTCACCGTCCGCGTGCCGATGCTCGACGAGGTGACCGAGGACGACGTTGCGCCGGTCGTCGAGGAGGGCTGGTACGAGACGCTCGAACGCCGCCTCGGCAACATCGGCGGCGGGGTGCTCGCCGGCGGTCACGACCCCGAGCCGGCCGTCGAGACGGTCACCCACGACGGTACCCGTGTCGCCGAAGTGACGACGGCGTTCGACGAGATCGACCCCCGGCGCGGCGTGAACGACGCGGCGGCGTTCATCGACTTCGTGGAGGGAACGTACGTACAGGGCGTGATCCCGGGGTACGACTACACCGACCCGGTTGCGGGGATCATGGCCGAGGCGCGGCGGGCCGGCGGCAGCGACGGGGTCTGA
- the tmk gene encoding dTMP kinase — MLITLEGLDGSGKTTVWEALHAARPEATFTREPTESWYGDAVNRAIGDDDADPLATLFLFTADHANHLSETIRPALENDELVISDRYSDSRYAYQGAALADSDLKRPMEYIRGIHSAFSREPDATIYLDVDPETAAARSGKTNQFEEAGFLAQVESNYERLIEAEPERFVRVDATQSPEVVINTVEGVVDRLVSEHEE, encoded by the coding sequence ATGCTCATCACCTTGGAGGGGCTCGACGGCAGCGGCAAGACGACCGTCTGGGAGGCTCTCCACGCCGCACGGCCCGAGGCGACGTTCACTCGGGAGCCGACCGAGTCGTGGTACGGCGACGCGGTCAACCGCGCCATCGGCGACGACGACGCCGACCCGCTGGCGACGCTGTTCCTGTTCACCGCCGACCACGCCAATCACCTCAGCGAGACGATCCGACCCGCGCTGGAGAACGACGAACTGGTGATCTCCGACCGCTACTCCGACTCCCGCTACGCCTATCAGGGCGCCGCGCTCGCCGACAGCGACCTCAAGCGCCCGATGGAGTACATCCGCGGGATCCACTCGGCGTTCAGCCGCGAGCCCGACGCGACCATCTACCTCGACGTGGACCCCGAAACGGCGGCGGCCCGCAGCGGCAAGACCAACCAGTTCGAGGAGGCCGGCTTCCTCGCACAGGTGGAGTCGAACTACGAGCGCCTGATCGAGGCCGAACCGGAGCGCTTCGTCCGCGTCGACGCCACGCAGTCGCCCGAGGTCGTGATCAACACGGTCGAAGGCGTCGTGGATCGGCTCGTAAGCGAACACGAAGAGTAA
- a CDS encoding complex I NDUFA9 subunit family protein: MDILVAGGDGFIGRPLCAELADRGHNVTAMSRTPPEESLPDGVAHETGDVTDYDSVEPVVDGHDAVVNLVALSPLFSPSGGEDTHFRVHLGGTENLVAAAEETGADRFLQQSALGADPDGPTHYIRAKGQAEDVVRDSDLDWTITRPSVVFGEGGEFVKFTKLLAPPYVTPLPGGGKTRFQPIHVGDLVPMLADAVLEDEHIGKTYDIGGPEKLTMAEVARLGHRADGRSVNVLPIPMSLSKIGLSTLDYVPGFPFGSDQFRSLRMDNTVDDNDVSAFGVDESELTTLSSFLALG; the protein is encoded by the coding sequence ATGGACATACTCGTCGCCGGTGGTGACGGCTTCATCGGCCGACCCCTCTGTGCGGAGCTCGCTGACCGCGGCCACAACGTGACCGCGATGTCCCGTACCCCACCAGAGGAGTCTCTGCCCGACGGCGTGGCCCACGAGACGGGCGACGTGACGGACTACGACTCGGTCGAACCGGTCGTCGACGGCCACGACGCGGTCGTCAACCTCGTGGCGCTCTCGCCGCTGTTCAGCCCCAGCGGCGGCGAGGACACCCACTTCCGGGTCCACCTCGGTGGGACCGAGAACCTCGTCGCCGCCGCCGAGGAAACCGGCGCCGACCGGTTCCTCCAGCAGAGCGCCCTCGGCGCCGACCCCGACGGCCCGACTCACTACATCCGCGCGAAGGGACAGGCCGAGGACGTCGTCCGCGACTCCGACCTCGACTGGACGATCACCCGCCCCTCGGTCGTCTTCGGCGAGGGCGGGGAGTTCGTGAAGTTCACCAAACTGCTCGCGCCGCCGTACGTCACGCCGCTGCCGGGCGGCGGGAAGACCCGGTTCCAGCCGATCCACGTGGGCGACCTCGTACCGATGCTCGCCGACGCCGTGCTGGAGGACGAACACATCGGGAAGACCTACGACATCGGCGGGCCGGAGAAGCTCACGATGGCCGAAGTCGCCCGACTCGGCCACCGCGCCGACGGCCGGAGCGTGAACGTGCTCCCGATCCCGATGTCGCTCTCGAAGATCGGTCTCTCGACGCTCGACTACGTGCCGGGGTTCCCGTTCGGTAGCGACCAGTTCCGATCGCTACGGATGGACAACACTGTCGACGACAACGACGTGTCGGCGTTCGGCGTCGACGAGTCGGAACTCACGACGCTCTCGTCGTTCTTGGCCCTCGGCTGA
- a CDS encoding histidine kinase N-terminal 7TM domain-containing protein, whose product MAWAPAVPSLLLFAVSVFSGLLAIAVASTRHERYASGFVAIVVVIAAWSLTYGIQLGFDGVAGQSTWWRFTLATAGFLPTAWLLFALPYAGKGAWLTRTAKWAMAGEPMLFATFVLTNPRHRLIWTELSVPADALVTVFAPTFAAGYFLHMAYAYSMVGFGVYLVLQTAARSSELYRRQGVTLIASVVPPVLAHVAFTLGISPVPGLDLTPFTFGATVALISVGLFRFDLLDRTPIAREAALDVVGNGLVVLDAEGMVVDAEERARRVLTPAPSPSDHVSAVFPETGLERLSGATVEGEPDGARRTYEVQVSGLRDAEGQLTGYALVLRDVTDRRAYEQRLQVANRVLRHNLRNDMNVVHGLAERIEAGEADQPAAVAARIQAKVEGVVETSEKVREMTRLEPSSADDADPVDLFDTATEVLERFDSSTDAVVESKRTAPAVAAVADESALGTAVWNVLENAVEHNAGPEPWVGLRAGTDSGVAWLEIADNGPGIPVDEREVLRRETETPLKHSQGLGLWLASWSTRAAGGELTIESTGCQGTTIRLTFPVAH is encoded by the coding sequence ATGGCGTGGGCCCCGGCTGTACCGTCGCTGTTGTTGTTCGCGGTCAGCGTGTTCTCGGGGCTGCTCGCGATCGCGGTCGCCTCCACCCGGCACGAACGCTACGCGAGCGGGTTCGTCGCGATCGTGGTGGTCATCGCCGCCTGGTCGCTGACCTACGGGATCCAACTCGGGTTCGATGGCGTCGCCGGCCAGTCGACGTGGTGGCGGTTCACCCTCGCCACTGCGGGGTTCCTCCCGACCGCGTGGCTGCTGTTCGCGCTCCCGTACGCCGGGAAGGGAGCGTGGCTCACTCGAACGGCGAAGTGGGCGATGGCCGGCGAGCCGATGCTGTTCGCCACGTTCGTCCTCACCAACCCTCGCCACCGCCTCATCTGGACGGAGCTGTCGGTGCCGGCCGACGCGCTGGTGACGGTGTTCGCGCCGACGTTCGCGGCTGGCTACTTCCTCCACATGGCGTACGCCTACTCGATGGTCGGCTTCGGCGTCTACCTCGTCCTGCAGACGGCGGCCCGGTCCTCGGAGCTATATCGTCGACAGGGAGTCACGCTTATCGCCTCGGTCGTCCCCCCGGTGCTGGCCCACGTCGCGTTCACGCTCGGGATCAGCCCCGTTCCCGGGCTGGATCTGACGCCGTTCACGTTCGGCGCCACGGTGGCGCTGATCAGCGTCGGCCTGTTCCGCTTCGACCTGCTCGACCGGACGCCCATCGCCCGCGAGGCCGCCCTCGACGTGGTCGGGAACGGCCTCGTCGTCCTCGACGCGGAAGGGATGGTCGTCGACGCCGAGGAGCGCGCCCGTCGAGTACTCACGCCGGCGCCCAGCCCCAGCGACCACGTCTCGGCCGTCTTCCCCGAGACAGGGCTCGAACGGCTCTCCGGGGCGACCGTCGAGGGCGAACCGGACGGGGCCCGCCGCACCTACGAGGTGCAGGTCTCGGGGCTCCGTGACGCCGAGGGGCAACTCACGGGCTACGCGCTGGTTCTCCGGGACGTGACCGACCGGCGCGCGTACGAACAGCGCCTGCAGGTCGCCAACCGGGTGCTCAGGCACAACCTCCGGAACGACATGAACGTGGTCCACGGCCTCGCCGAACGGATCGAGGCCGGCGAGGCCGACCAACCGGCGGCGGTCGCCGCCCGGATTCAGGCGAAAGTCGAGGGCGTCGTCGAGACCAGCGAGAAGGTCCGCGAGATGACCCGACTGGAGCCGTCGTCGGCCGACGACGCCGATCCGGTCGACCTCTTCGATACCGCTACGGAGGTGCTCGAGCGGTTCGACTCGAGCACCGACGCCGTCGTCGAATCGAAGCGCACGGCCCCCGCCGTCGCCGCCGTCGCCGACGAGTCCGCGCTCGGGACGGCGGTGTGGAACGTCCTCGAGAACGCGGTCGAGCACAACGCCGGCCCCGAGCCGTGGGTGGGACTGCGTGCCGGCACGGACTCGGGTGTGGCGTGGCTGGAAATCGCCGACAACGGCCCCGGCATCCCCGTCGACGAACGCGAAGTCCTCCGCCGTGAGACCGAGACGCCGCTCAAACACAGCCAAGGCTTGGGGCTCTGGCTGGCCTCGTGGAGCACCCGCGCGGCCGGCGGCGAACTCACCATCGAGTCCACCGGCTGTCAGGGGACGACGATCCGCCTGACGTTCCCAGTGGCGCACTGA
- a CDS encoding MBL fold metallo-hydrolase, with protein MRVTLLGTGSAMPLPDRVQTGLLLERDDRALLVDCGAGILHRLSNTEVGYEGVSTVLLTHHHLDHVSDLLALLKARWLAGETHLEVIGPAGTKALLDDLLAVHDYLQDRVDLSIREVSAASDFEAAGFEIAAHETVHSMDCLAYRFAGEGDEGTFTFGADGEASGAIARFADGSDTLLHDCSFPDEIDVDNHPTPTQLGEALAGTDIDRLLLTHLYPHTEGKHDEMVESIERAGFDGEVAVAEDGMRFDV; from the coding sequence ATGCGCGTCACGCTGCTGGGCACGGGAAGCGCCATGCCGCTCCCCGACCGCGTCCAGACCGGCCTGCTGCTCGAACGGGACGATCGGGCGCTGCTCGTGGACTGTGGGGCCGGCATCCTCCACCGGCTCTCGAACACCGAGGTCGGCTACGAGGGCGTCTCGACGGTCCTCCTGACCCACCACCACCTCGACCACGTCAGCGACCTGCTCGCGCTGTTGAAGGCCCGCTGGCTCGCCGGCGAGACCCACCTCGAAGTGATCGGCCCCGCGGGCACCAAGGCGCTGCTCGACGACCTGCTCGCGGTCCACGACTACCTGCAGGACCGCGTCGACCTCTCGATCCGCGAGGTGAGCGCCGCCAGCGACTTCGAGGCTGCCGGCTTCGAGATCGCGGCCCACGAGACCGTCCACTCGATGGACTGTCTTGCCTACCGGTTCGCCGGCGAGGGCGATGAGGGGACGTTCACCTTCGGCGCTGACGGCGAAGCCAGCGGCGCAATCGCCCGCTTCGCCGACGGCTCGGACACCCTGCTCCACGACTGCTCGTTCCCCGACGAGATCGACGTGGACAACCACCCGACGCCGACGCAGTTGGGCGAGGCCCTCGCGGGCACCGACATCGACCGACTCCTCCTGACCCACCTCTACCCCCACACCGAGGGGAAGCACGACGAGATGGTCGAGAGCATCGAGCGCGCCGGATTCGACGGCGAGGTGGCCGTCGCCGAGGACGGCATGCGCTTCGACGTATGA
- a CDS encoding DNA-3-methyladenine glycosylase family protein, with protein MSDDADTGEGDGAAVDAPVPEVDPHDYLADDPYLGPVVAEFGELGLDPAADAFQRLVVSIIRQQVSMASAAATRERLFDAVEVTPEGIRGAADETLKEAGLSGQKTRYVNEIADAFHEHGWTRADFEAMSDDEVRETLTAITGVGPWTAEMFLLFVLGRPDVFPVGDLGVREGLKTLLDPHAVDAESMTRGEMRAFAERWAPVRSYATLYLWRVTEDIVADVGEVVEE; from the coding sequence ATGAGCGACGACGCCGACACTGGTGAGGGCGACGGCGCGGCTGTCGACGCCCCCGTACCCGAGGTGGATCCCCACGACTACCTCGCCGACGACCCCTACCTCGGCCCAGTCGTCGCGGAGTTCGGGGAACTCGGACTCGACCCCGCGGCGGACGCCTTCCAGCGCCTCGTCGTCTCGATCATCCGCCAGCAGGTGTCGATGGCCTCCGCGGCGGCGACCCGCGAGCGACTCTTCGACGCCGTCGAGGTGACCCCGGAGGGGATCCGCGGCGCCGCCGACGAGACGCTCAAGGAGGCGGGCCTCTCCGGACAGAAAACGCGGTACGTCAACGAGATCGCCGACGCGTTCCACGAGCACGGCTGGACCCGCGCCGACTTCGAAGCGATGAGCGACGACGAGGTCCGGGAGACGCTGACCGCCATCACCGGCGTCGGCCCGTGGACGGCGGAGATGTTCCTCCTGTTCGTGCTGGGCCGACCGGACGTGTTCCCCGTCGGCGACCTCGGGGTCCGGGAGGGGCTGAAGACGCTGCTCGATCCGCACGCCGTCGACGCCGAGTCGATGACCCGCGGGGAGATGCGGGCGTTCGCCGAGCGCTGGGCGCCGGTCCGAAGCTACGCGACGCTGTACCTCTGGCGCGTGACCGAGGACATCGTCGCCGACGTGGGCGAAGTCGTCGAGGAGTGA
- a CDS encoding DUF4396 domain-containing protein, with translation MSLQQAFHDLVTLELVVAWVGLSLLSVGVLWLDLRRHNAALPSMMKLVWTLTVLYSGLLGLAVYWYSGRTQISEDSFVRRGLRSTSHCYSGCGIGEVVGITLAAGILLLNTAGVIATTFSFAYLFGLVFTIGPLMQEGVGFREAVSDAAYSESGSIVAMEAVAIGSDVYLAGEATMGEPVFWASLAVSLSLGFLAALPINLGLLHFGVKEGMGDPSSM, from the coding sequence ATGAGCCTCCAGCAGGCGTTCCACGATCTCGTCACGCTCGAACTGGTGGTGGCGTGGGTCGGGCTCTCGCTGCTCTCGGTCGGCGTGCTCTGGCTCGACCTGCGCCGCCACAACGCCGCGCTGCCGTCGATGATGAAGCTCGTCTGGACACTGACGGTGCTCTACTCCGGACTGCTCGGCCTCGCCGTCTACTGGTACAGCGGCCGGACCCAGATCAGCGAGGACAGCTTCGTCCGGCGCGGGCTCCGCTCGACGAGCCACTGCTACTCCGGTTGTGGCATCGGGGAAGTGGTCGGCATCACGCTGGCTGCGGGGATCCTACTCCTGAACACGGCCGGCGTCATCGCCACCACCTTCTCGTTCGCGTATCTCTTCGGGCTGGTGTTCACTATCGGCCCGCTGATGCAGGAGGGTGTGGGCTTCCGCGAGGCAGTCTCTGACGCCGCCTACAGCGAGTCCGGCAGCATCGTCGCCATGGAGGCCGTCGCCATCGGCTCTGACGTCTACCTCGCCGGCGAGGCGACGATGGGTGAGCCGGTGTTCTGGGCGTCGCTCGCGGTGTCGCTCTCGCTCGGCTTCCTCGCCGCGCTCCCCATCAACCTCGGCTTGCTGCATTTCGGCGTCAAAGAGGGGATGGGCGACCCGAGTTCGATGTGA
- a CDS encoding SDR family oxidoreductase, protein MDVTDKVAVVTGGSSGIGRRTAIRMAERGADVVIADVREEPRIPESEGGAQDPRPTHEYIDAETDRSGHFVECDVREPSDLEVAVEAAESLGGVDVMVNNAGVFRTMPFDRIDEADYDRVMDINAKGVFFGARAAAAAMDEGVIVNLSSIAALHGTGNHPIYSASKAAVRNFTKSMADALGPEIRVNCVLPGVIDTAMTREDVPTVGGERAERYEDEIPLARFGDPGDVADAVCFLASDAAGYVSGEGLVVDGGLSAV, encoded by the coding sequence ATGGACGTGACCGACAAGGTCGCCGTCGTCACCGGGGGGTCGAGTGGCATCGGTCGCCGGACCGCGATCCGCATGGCCGAACGCGGCGCCGACGTGGTGATCGCCGACGTGCGCGAGGAACCACGGATTCCCGAGTCCGAGGGGGGTGCACAGGACCCGCGGCCCACCCACGAGTACATCGACGCCGAAACCGACCGATCGGGCCACTTCGTCGAGTGTGATGTGCGCGAGCCGTCGGACCTCGAAGTCGCCGTCGAGGCCGCCGAGAGCCTCGGCGGGGTGGACGTGATGGTCAACAACGCCGGCGTCTTCCGGACGATGCCGTTCGACCGGATCGACGAGGCCGACTACGACCGCGTGATGGACATCAACGCCAAGGGCGTGTTCTTCGGGGCTCGGGCCGCCGCCGCCGCGATGGACGAGGGCGTCATCGTGAACCTCAGTTCCATCGCCGCGCTGCACGGCACCGGCAACCACCCGATCTACTCCGCCTCGAAGGCCGCGGTGCGGAACTTCACGAAGTCGATGGCCGACGCGCTCGGGCCGGAGATACGGGTCAACTGCGTCCTCCCGGGCGTGATCGACACGGCGATGACCCGCGAGGACGTGCCGACCGTCGGCGGCGAGCGTGCCGAGCGCTACGAGGACGAGATCCCGCTCGCGCGCTTCGGCGATCCCGGCGACGTGGCCGACGCAGTCTGCTTCCTCGCCAGCGACGCCGCGGGCTACGTCTCCGGCGAGGGGCTGGTCGTCGACGGCGGCCTGAGTGCGGTCTGA
- the sdhC gene encoding succinate dehydrogenase, cytochrome b556 subunit, translating to MSQSYDRGTVEDFGRWRSFTAGMWAWLFHKFTGWVLIGYLFTHIAVLSTALAGETAYENTIVGLEALAVVRLLEVGLLAVAVFHILNGVRLLFVDLGMGLEAQEESFYASLVITGAITVASVPTFVSGVF from the coding sequence ATGAGTCAGTCGTACGACAGGGGTACCGTCGAGGACTTCGGGCGGTGGCGCTCGTTCACCGCCGGCATGTGGGCATGGCTGTTTCACAAGTTCACCGGCTGGGTCCTGATCGGCTACCTCTTCACACATATCGCCGTCCTCTCGACGGCCCTCGCGGGCGAGACGGCGTACGAGAACACCATCGTCGGGCTCGAGGCGCTCGCGGTCGTGCGGCTCCTCGAAGTCGGACTGCTGGCGGTCGCGGTGTTCCACATCCTCAACGGGGTCCGACTGCTGTTCGTCGACCTCGGGATGGGTCTCGAAGCACAGGAGGAGAGCTTCTACGCGTCGCTGGTGATCACCGGTGCGATCACCGTCGCCAGCGTCCCGACGTTCGTCTCGGGGGTGTTCTGA
- a CDS encoding succinate dehydrogenase yields MAEHYSSFDRSGTRWLLQRLTAAFLVVVLAFHFFLLHFVNHAADVTFAGTSARMSTWTYFSLMVLFLLTATFHGVNGVYNTLVERDGVEGLTKTAITAVLIVASLVMVAQGLRTALVWTNLF; encoded by the coding sequence ATGGCGGAACACTACTCCTCGTTCGATCGCTCCGGCACGCGATGGCTGCTCCAGCGGCTCACGGCCGCCTTCCTGGTGGTCGTGCTCGCGTTCCACTTCTTCCTGCTCCACTTCGTGAACCACGCCGCCGACGTGACCTTCGCCGGCACGTCCGCCCGGATGAGCACGTGGACGTACTTCTCGCTGATGGTGCTGTTCCTGCTCACGGCGACGTTCCACGGCGTCAACGGCGTCTACAACACGCTGGTCGAGCGCGACGGCGTCGAGGGGCTGACGAAGACGGCGATCACCGCCGTCCTGATCGTCGCCAGCCTCGTGATGGTCGCACAGGGGCTCCGAACCGCGCTCGTCTGGACCAACCTGTTCTAA
- a CDS encoding succinate dehydrogenase/fumarate reductase iron-sulfur subunit, producing the protein MSTQTEPPEQTDDEAETMPESEPEPEPPSPGDRRRAEKAEREADREAAEAAEEPDLGDDAVTLKVFRYDPEVEAKAEPRFDTFRVPFEKGMTVLDALIDARDTYDSSLTFRHSCRQAVCGSDALFVNGRQRLGCQTQIADLEGDVVRVEPLPHQDVVKDLVVDMEHFYDQMEAVEPYFQTDETPDDELEEQFQTPENREKIKMSTRCIWCGACMSSCNIAAGDNEYLGPAAINKAYRFAMDEREGENMKQHRMELIEQENGVWRCQTQFSCTNVCPKDIPLTEHIQELKREAVKSNLKFW; encoded by the coding sequence ATGAGCACACAAACCGAACCACCCGAACAAACCGACGACGAGGCCGAAACGATGCCGGAGTCGGAGCCGGAGCCGGAGCCGCCGAGCCCCGGCGACCGTCGACGCGCCGAGAAGGCCGAGCGGGAGGCCGACCGCGAGGCCGCCGAGGCCGCCGAGGAACCGGACCTCGGCGACGACGCGGTGACGCTGAAGGTGTTCCGCTACGACCCCGAGGTCGAGGCGAAGGCCGAGCCGCGCTTCGACACCTTCCGCGTCCCCTTCGAGAAGGGGATGACCGTCCTCGACGCGCTCATCGACGCCCGCGACACCTACGACTCCTCGCTCACCTTCCGGCACTCCTGCCGGCAGGCGGTCTGTGGCTCCGACGCCCTGTTCGTCAACGGGCGCCAGCGCCTCGGCTGCCAGACCCAGATCGCCGACTTGGAGGGCGACGTGGTCCGGGTCGAGCCGCTGCCCCACCAGGACGTGGTGAAGGACCTCGTCGTGGACATGGAGCACTTCTACGACCAGATGGAAGCCGTGGAGCCGTACTTCCAGACCGACGAGACGCCCGACGACGAACTGGAAGAGCAGTTCCAGACGCCGGAGAACCGCGAGAAGATCAAAATGTCCACCCGCTGTATCTGGTGTGGCGCCTGCATGTCCTCGTGCAACATCGCCGCGGGCGACAACGAGTACCTCGGCCCAGCGGCCATCAACAAGGCCTACCGCTTCGCGATGGACGAGCGCGAGGGCGAGAACATGAAGCAACACCGGATGGAGCTGATCGAACAGGAGAACGGCGTCTGGCGGTGTCAGACCCAGTTCTCGTGTACCAACGTCTGCCCCAAAGACATCCCGCTCACCGAGCACATTCAGGAGCTCAAGCGGGAGGCAGTCAAGTCCAACCTGAAGTTCTGGTAA